One segment of Acidobacteriota bacterium DNA contains the following:
- a CDS encoding tetratricopeptide repeat protein codes for MARRGLWNEALFRFQQAQRLEPSSFRVMNNLAVAYEATGQFDEALEAYQGALAASPNNRELRRNYSRFIEFYQSFKPETDEDAADRGEDSSTTADGSP; via the coding sequence ATGGCCCGCCGCGGCCTGTGGAACGAAGCGCTCTTTCGATTTCAGCAAGCTCAACGCCTGGAGCCTTCGAGCTTTCGGGTGATGAACAATCTGGCCGTGGCCTACGAGGCGACGGGTCAGTTCGACGAGGCCCTGGAGGCCTACCAAGGGGCCTTGGCGGCTTCCCCGAACAACCGCGAACTGCGGCGAAACTACTCCCGCTTTATCGAGTTCTACCAAAGCTTCAAGCCCGAGACCGACGAAGACGCCGCGGATCGCGGCGAGGATTCTTCGACGACGGCCGACGGTAGCCCTTGA